A window of the Methanoregula sp. UBA64 genome harbors these coding sequences:
- a CDS encoding PAS domain S-box protein — MYSLLYVDDEPALLEIGKFFLEQSGDFRVVVMASAQEALDSPDLGTYDAIVSDYQMPGMNGIEFLKAVRERYGEIPFLVFTGRGREEVVIEAINNGADFYVQKGGDPTAQFAELAHKIRQTVRRNEAERSRQESERRLADIIDFLPDAMLAVDREGRVIAWNRANEDLTGVPASMMLGKTNYEYALSPYGERRPLLLDMLSWPNEKIRHYYTNIVHDGRAISAESDLAAPRGRQIHIMIKASPLYNQKGEVTGAIEIVRDITGLKETEQDLRAAYEQVTMTEEELRSQFDDLRATNEQLAAAKDELRRQVDRLAMAQSVGRSGSWEYNVGTDTIWGSAEGFRIFGYPAVARDVPLENIESCIPERMRVHQALVDLVTVGKEYDLEYALNPADGSALRVVHSVARLEKDPAGNPVRIVGIVQDITEHLRAKEDLQKTEGRFAALYSNMREGAALHKLVFNEKGEPEDYVILAANPAFEQQLGISRESVLGKTSREAYGVSEPPYFDIYARVALTGRPKTFETWFAPLKKYFTISVYSPEKNRFVTIFEDITEKKQADARFHESAAKFRALVETSPDMIWEIDKEGVFRYISPTVQTILGYMPEELVGKPVTCLVPEQGMALAQRELGKFLAAEQSIAPFEVPARHRDGHDLVVEIRSFPVTDSGGTVTGFRGVARDITEQKKAEEALRRANIQLTLLGSVTRHDTLNKITVLLGYLKVASKRCSEPESNEILEKMRSVIVAMRSQIEFTRLYQNLGSREPQWIALEICLSALPIPAQISFVAEANGVLLRADPMIKTVFANLVDNSIRHGKHVTAIRISIKKEGPVLAVIYEDNGTGIPVADKERIFDRGYGRNTGFGLFLVREILGLTGISIRETGVPGTGARFEIIVPEGAYRFS, encoded by the coding sequence ATGTACTCCCTACTTTACGTTGACGACGAGCCGGCACTTCTTGAGATCGGCAAATTTTTCCTCGAACAGTCCGGGGATTTCCGTGTTGTCGTTATGGCATCGGCACAGGAGGCGCTGGACTCGCCGGACCTTGGCACCTACGATGCGATCGTCTCCGATTACCAGATGCCGGGGATGAACGGGATCGAATTCTTAAAAGCCGTCCGGGAACGGTACGGGGAGATCCCCTTTCTTGTCTTTACCGGCCGGGGCCGGGAAGAGGTCGTTATCGAGGCGATCAACAACGGGGCGGACTTTTACGTCCAGAAAGGCGGCGACCCGACCGCCCAGTTTGCCGAACTTGCGCACAAGATCCGGCAGACCGTGCGGAGGAATGAAGCCGAGCGTTCCCGACAGGAATCCGAACGGCGCCTTGCCGATATCATCGATTTTCTTCCCGATGCCATGCTTGCGGTAGACCGGGAGGGCCGCGTTATTGCATGGAACCGGGCAAACGAGGATCTGACCGGTGTTCCCGCGTCCATGATGCTTGGGAAGACCAACTACGAATACGCCCTTTCCCCGTACGGGGAGCGGCGCCCGCTCCTCCTCGACATGCTCTCGTGGCCAAACGAAAAGATCCGGCACTATTACACCAATATCGTGCATGACGGCCGGGCGATCAGCGCAGAGTCCGATCTCGCAGCTCCCCGGGGCCGGCAGATCCATATCATGATAAAGGCAAGCCCGCTCTACAACCAGAAGGGGGAGGTCACCGGCGCCATCGAGATCGTACGGGATATCACGGGACTAAAAGAGACCGAGCAGGATCTCCGGGCCGCGTACGAACAGGTCACGATGACCGAAGAAGAGCTGCGGTCACAGTTCGACGATCTGCGGGCGACAAACGAGCAGCTCGCCGCGGCAAAGGATGAACTCCGCCGGCAGGTGGACCGTCTTGCCATGGCCCAGTCGGTCGGCCGGTCCGGGAGCTGGGAGTATAATGTCGGGACCGATACGATCTGGGGATCTGCCGAGGGCTTCCGCATCTTTGGATATCCCGCGGTTGCCCGGGATGTTCCTCTGGAGAACATTGAATCATGTATCCCGGAACGCATGCGGGTCCACCAGGCCCTGGTCGATCTGGTTACGGTGGGGAAGGAATACGATCTTGAATATGCCCTCAACCCGGCCGACGGGTCAGCACTCCGGGTAGTGCATTCTGTTGCCCGGCTCGAAAAGGATCCCGCAGGAAACCCGGTACGTATTGTCGGGATCGTCCAGGATATCACGGAGCACCTGCGGGCAAAAGAGGATCTCCAGAAGACCGAAGGCCGGTTTGCTGCCCTCTACTCGAACATGAGGGAAGGCGCCGCCCTCCATAAGCTGGTCTTTAACGAAAAAGGGGAGCCGGAGGACTATGTCATCCTTGCGGCAAATCCTGCATTCGAGCAGCAGCTTGGCATCTCCCGGGAATCGGTCCTGGGAAAGACCAGCCGGGAGGCGTACGGCGTCAGCGAACCTCCGTATTTCGATATCTATGCCCGGGTAGCCCTGACCGGCAGGCCAAAGACCTTCGAGACCTGGTTTGCGCCCCTGAAAAAATATTTCACCATCTCGGTTTATTCGCCCGAAAAAAACCGTTTTGTCACGATCTTTGAAGATATCACGGAAAAGAAGCAGGCCGATGCCAGGTTCCATGAGAGTGCGGCAAAGTTCCGTGCCCTTGTGGAGACGTCCCCGGATATGATCTGGGAGATCGACAAGGAGGGAGTATTCCGGTATATCAGCCCTACCGTCCAGACGATCCTGGGATACATGCCCGAAGAGCTTGTCGGGAAACCCGTGACCTGTCTTGTGCCGGAACAGGGAATGGCGCTGGCACAACGGGAGCTTGGGAAATTTTTGGCCGCAGAACAATCCATTGCGCCCTTCGAAGTCCCCGCCCGCCATCGCGACGGGCACGATCTGGTCGTCGAGATCCGGTCGTTCCCGGTTACCGACAGCGGGGGAACCGTTACCGGGTTCCGGGGAGTGGCCCGCGACATCACGGAGCAAAAAAAAGCAGAGGAGGCCCTGCGACGGGCAAACATCCAGCTCACCCTGCTTGGCAGTGTCACCCGGCACGACACCCTCAACAAGATCACGGTGCTCCTCGGCTACCTGAAGGTTGCATCAAAGAGATGTTCCGAACCGGAGAGTAACGAAATCCTCGAAAAAATGCGTTCTGTCATTGTTGCGATGCGCTCGCAGATCGAGTTCACCCGACTGTACCAGAACCTCGGGTCCCGTGAACCGCAGTGGATAGCACTTGAGATCTGCCTGTCTGCCCTGCCGATCCCGGCACAGATCTCTTTTGTTGCGGAAGCAAACGGGGTCCTGTTGCGTGCCGATCCGATGATTAAAACCGTGTTTGCGAACCTCGTCGACAACTCGATCCGGCACGGAAAGCATGTCACGGCAATCCGGATCTCTATAAAAAAAGAGGGTCCGGTACTGGCAGTGATCTATGAAGATAACGGGACCGGTATTCCGGTAGCCGACAAGGAGCGGATCTTTGACCGCGGGTACGGGAGAAACACCGGCTTTGGCCTGTTTCTGGTCAGGGAGATCCTCGGGCTGACCGGGATCTCGATACGGGAGACCGGCGTACCGGGCACCGGCGCCCGGTTCGAGATTATTGTGCCGGAGGGTGCATACCGCTTTTCGTAG
- the ribB gene encoding 3,4-dihydroxy-2-butanone-4-phosphate synthase: MIDDALTALRDGKMILLYDFDDREGETDFAIRSDAVTPKDILTMRKDGGGLICTAIDPVAAEKLGLPFASDVLESTHFAERQGDIPYDKKNHSSFSLWVNHKKTFTGITDNDRALTITAIADEVKKSLNGGGSHFSENFRTPGHCAILRAADSLLDVRHGQTELSVAMARMATITPAVTICEMLDDESGYALPKAGAKAYAKKHGLVFVEGKDVLDRWEQEKGKQ, encoded by the coding sequence ATGATTGACGATGCCCTTACTGCGCTCCGCGACGGGAAGATGATCCTGCTCTACGATTTCGACGACCGCGAGGGCGAGACCGATTTTGCGATCCGGTCCGATGCGGTGACGCCAAAGGATATCCTCACCATGAGAAAGGACGGCGGCGGGCTCATCTGCACCGCGATCGACCCGGTGGCAGCGGAAAAACTCGGCCTCCCGTTTGCAAGCGACGTGCTCGAATCCACGCACTTTGCCGAGCGGCAGGGCGACATCCCGTACGACAAAAAGAACCATTCCTCGTTCTCGCTCTGGGTCAACCACAAGAAAACGTTCACCGGCATCACCGACAACGACCGCGCCCTCACCATCACGGCAATCGCGGACGAGGTCAAAAAGTCCTTAAATGGCGGCGGGTCGCACTTCTCCGAGAATTTCCGGACCCCCGGCCACTGCGCCATTCTCCGGGCCGCTGATTCGCTGCTCGATGTGCGCCACGGCCAGACCGAGCTTTCGGTTGCAATGGCCCGGATGGCCACTATCACGCCCGCCGTCACCATCTGCGAGATGCTGGACGACGAGTCCGGGTATGCACTCCCCAAAGCCGGCGCAAAAGCGTACGCAAAAAAGCACGGCCTTGTCTTTGTCGAGGGAAAGGACGTGCTCGACCGGTGGGAACAAGAGAAGGGCAAACAATAA
- the ribB gene encoding 3,4-dihydroxy-2-butanone-4-phosphate synthase yields the protein MIDQALQALRDGKFFLIYDFDDREGETDLAIRSDAVTPKDILTMRKDGGGLICTAIHPAAAHRLGLPFASDVFAKTQLTEEIGDIPYDRKNHSSFSLWVNHKNTFTGITDRDRTLTITEIGHTVNDAMAGRHTSFSAQFRTPGHCPILRAADDLLHQRRGQTELSVALAAMAGVTPAVTICELLDDRTGKALRHDDAKRYAQKHGFAFVGGNDVLEAWDGRAGTLASAPAHGHAEGSAPLARARAVHAEGRND from the coding sequence ATGATTGATCAGGCATTGCAGGCATTACGTGACGGGAAGTTCTTTTTGATCTATGATTTCGACGACCGCGAGGGCGAGACCGATCTCGCGATCCGCTCGGATGCGGTGACGCCAAAAGACATCCTTACGATGAGAAAAGACGGCGGCGGCCTGATCTGCACCGCGATCCACCCGGCAGCAGCGCACCGGCTCGGCCTGCCGTTTGCAAGCGATGTGTTCGCAAAGACGCAGCTTACCGAAGAGATCGGCGATATCCCGTACGACCGCAAGAACCACTCCTCGTTCTCGCTCTGGGTCAACCACAAGAACACGTTTACCGGCATCACCGACCGGGACCGGACCCTCACCATCACGGAGATCGGCCACACGGTAAACGATGCCATGGCCGGCCGGCACACGAGTTTCTCCGCACAGTTCAGGACACCGGGCCACTGCCCGATCCTCCGGGCAGCCGACGATCTCCTCCACCAGCGCCGGGGCCAGACCGAGCTCTCGGTTGCGCTTGCGGCAATGGCCGGCGTGACCCCGGCCGTCACCATCTGCGAGCTCCTGGACGACCGGACGGGAAAAGCTCTCCGGCACGACGACGCAAAACGCTACGCACAGAAGCACGGCTTTGCCTTTGTGGGCGGAAACGACGTGCTCGAAGCCTGGGACGGCCGGGCCGGCACGCTCGCATCCGCCCCGGCCCACGGCCACGCGGAAGGTTCGGCTCCCCTGGCCCGCGCCCGGGCAGTCCATGCGGAGGGCCGCAATGATTGA
- a CDS encoding DUF120 domain-containing protein has product MVLAEDRDCLRAIALMGGIREPVFISSQTLGEVLETSPQTASRRLKSLEGQRLITRAINPDGQHITVTKDGEDELRREYEEYCRLFGHVGGHYSLPGTVISGLGEGRYYMSLEPYKKQFLRHLGFEPYPGTLNLRLSGTDIPTRKKLDALTWVVIHGFSADGRTFGAVRCLPCRINDIPCGIVVPGRSHYPEDIVEVIAPVGLRDALGVKEGDRAVIEVAYD; this is encoded by the coding sequence ATGGTACTGGCTGAAGACAGGGACTGCCTCAGGGCGATCGCGCTCATGGGCGGGATCCGGGAACCGGTGTTCATCTCGTCGCAGACGCTTGGCGAAGTGCTCGAAACGAGCCCACAGACCGCGTCGCGCCGGCTCAAAAGTCTCGAAGGCCAGCGGCTCATCACCCGGGCGATCAACCCGGACGGCCAGCACATCACCGTGACCAAGGATGGCGAGGACGAACTCCGGCGCGAGTACGAGGAGTACTGCCGGCTCTTCGGGCATGTCGGCGGCCACTATTCCCTGCCCGGCACCGTCATCAGCGGCCTTGGCGAGGGCCGGTACTACATGAGCCTCGAGCCGTACAAAAAACAGTTCCTCCGGCACTTAGGCTTCGAGCCGTACCCGGGCACGCTTAACCTCCGGCTCTCGGGCACCGACATTCCCACGAGAAAGAAACTCGATGCCCTGACCTGGGTCGTGATCCATGGTTTCTCCGCGGACGGCCGGACGTTTGGCGCAGTCCGCTGCCTTCCCTGCCGGATCAACGACATCCCCTGCGGGATCGTGGTACCCGGCCGGAGTCATTATCCGGAAGATATTGTCGAAGTGATAGCACCGGTCGGCCTCCGCGATGCGTTAGGCGTAAAAGAAGGCGACAGGGCAGTAATTGAGGTGGCATATGATTGA
- a CDS encoding helix-turn-helix domain-containing protein, whose protein sequence is MKSGLRNQLAEKMAGEITLSDSPGLALKKWRQNFEIPPGILSDRLGVSPSVISDYESGRRKSPGTAVVGKIVDTILNIDEESDGRHIHKFSSMLFSGVADDVILDIHEYTNPIALQELTDAIGCSLLCGSMDQTIFGYTVVNSLNAILQLSSEEFNRIYGWSTERALIFTNVSTGKSPMVAIRVTAFKPRSVILQGISAENVHPFVAKLADRDHITVLCTEMEIDKIVSTLREKEW, encoded by the coding sequence ATGAAATCCGGTCTGCGAAACCAGCTCGCCGAGAAGATGGCGGGCGAGATTACGCTGTCGGACTCACCGGGGCTGGCGCTCAAGAAGTGGCGCCAGAACTTCGAGATACCGCCGGGCATCCTCTCGGACCGCCTGGGGGTATCGCCCTCCGTGATCAGCGATTACGAGAGCGGCAGAAGAAAAAGCCCCGGAACTGCCGTGGTCGGCAAGATTGTCGACACGATCCTCAATATCGATGAGGAATCGGACGGCAGACACATTCACAAATTTTCCTCCATGCTCTTTAGCGGCGTTGCCGATGACGTGATCCTCGACATCCACGAGTACACGAACCCGATTGCATTACAGGAGCTCACCGATGCTATCGGCTGCTCGCTGCTCTGCGGGTCAATGGACCAGACCATCTTCGGTTATACCGTGGTCAATAGCCTCAATGCGATCCTCCAGCTCTCAAGCGAGGAGTTCAACCGCATCTACGGCTGGAGCACGGAACGGGCGCTCATCTTCACAAACGTCTCGACCGGCAAATCCCCGATGGTTGCGATCCGGGTCACGGCCTTCAAACCGCGGTCCGTGATCCTCCAGGGGATCAGTGCCGAGAACGTCCACCCGTTTGTGGCAAAACTTGCGGACCGGGACCACATCACGGTGCTCTGCACAGAGATGGAGATTGACAAAATCGTGAGTACACTGAGGGAGAAAGAATGGTAG
- a CDS encoding hydroxymethylglutaryl-CoA synthase, with product MVGIITYGAYIPRYRIKVEEITKVWGANAADITGGLGVFEKSVPDLDEDAATIAVEAARNALKRRYVDPAEIRAVYVGSESHPYAVKPTACTVGEAIGATPVMTAADYEFACKAGTAGIQTCMGLVKSGMIPYGLAIGSDVSQGAPSDALEYTAAAGGAAFVIGNDNPIATLNHTCSFTSDTPDFWRREGQDYPRHGGRFTGDPGYFKHVKGASNLLFKEIGTSPKDYTYAVFHQPNAKFPQKVAKDLGFKPEQIKPGLVVPWLGNTYSGASPIGLAATLDIAKPGDRIFVCSFGSGAGSDAFDITVTDAITGKDFHRDAAPGVMQLLKDPIYLDYARYAKHKGKIVMQS from the coding sequence ATGGTAGGCATCATTACATACGGTGCGTATATTCCGCGATACCGGATCAAGGTTGAGGAGATCACCAAAGTCTGGGGCGCAAATGCCGCAGATATTACCGGGGGACTGGGCGTTTTTGAAAAGTCCGTCCCGGATCTCGATGAGGATGCTGCAACGATTGCGGTCGAAGCGGCACGGAATGCGCTAAAAAGGCGCTACGTTGACCCGGCAGAGATCCGGGCCGTATACGTGGGCAGCGAGTCGCACCCGTACGCGGTCAAGCCCACGGCCTGCACGGTCGGGGAAGCAATCGGCGCAACGCCGGTCATGACCGCCGCGGACTACGAGTTTGCCTGCAAAGCGGGAACCGCCGGTATCCAGACCTGCATGGGTCTCGTGAAAAGCGGGATGATCCCGTACGGCCTTGCGATCGGTTCGGATGTCTCGCAGGGTGCGCCCAGCGATGCCCTCGAATACACGGCAGCGGCCGGCGGGGCGGCGTTTGTGATCGGAAACGACAACCCGATCGCAACGCTCAACCACACCTGCTCGTTTACGAGCGACACGCCGGACTTCTGGCGCCGCGAGGGCCAGGACTATCCCCGGCACGGCGGCCGGTTCACGGGAGATCCCGGCTACTTCAAGCACGTCAAGGGCGCAAGCAACCTGCTCTTTAAGGAGATCGGGACGTCCCCGAAGGACTACACCTACGCGGTCTTCCACCAGCCCAATGCGAAATTCCCGCAGAAGGTGGCAAAGGACCTCGGCTTCAAGCCGGAGCAGATCAAGCCCGGTCTCGTTGTCCCGTGGCTCGGGAACACCTACTCGGGCGCATCGCCCATCGGCCTTGCGGCAACGCTCGATATCGCAAAACCCGGCGACCGGATCTTTGTCTGTTCGTTCGGGTCCGGCGCAGGCAGCGATGCGTTCGATATCACGGTGACCGACGCGATCACCGGAAAAGACTTCCACCGCGATGCAGCCCCAGGGGTCATGCAGCTCTTAAAAGACCCCATCTACCTGGACTATGCACGGTACGCAAAACACAAGGGAAAGATCGTGATGCAATCATGA